AGAAACGTCGCGGTTCCTTCCTCAATCTTCTTCTTCCTTTCTGTGAGGACATCTCCATGCCAGTCCGGAGATGCAATCTCCGCGTCCTCGTGTAGGAGCGAGTCCCATATCGCCTCCATCGTCCGAAGTCGCTCTGGAATGCTCATCTTTCGAATGTCCGCTACGATCATCTCGAGATTACCTCTCTACTCGCGTAGGAATGCAGGTTAGCTCTGGCAATGTACTACCGCCGGGGCATGCTATGGAAGGAGCAAAGGGGTCGTTTGTTGACTCGGAAGGTAGCTCCATGCCTGCGCCATATCCCCTCATCCTGTCCTTCTCCCCGGGGGAGAAGGGACCTTGCCGGAAGCGGTGGAGGAGTCATTGAGGTCGTGCCGTTGGTGACGCCGTTTCAAGTTACTCTCCCTCTCCTCCGGGGAGAGGGCCGGGGTGAGGGGATGCGGAGCCCGGCCGGCGGCTCCGAGCCTGGGCCATATCCCCTCATCCTGTCCTTCTCCCCCGGGGAGAAGGGACCTTACTGGAGACGATGGAGGGTCAACCGGGTTCCGGGGTCAGGTCCATCAATGTTGCCACGCCGCCCCCTGACCCGGCGGTTCAGTCGGCGGCGCCACCCGGGGGCGCGGCGCCGGGGTAGAACACACGCCCGTCCGTCTCGATGTGGGCCCGTAGTCGCGGGTCGCGGATGTGGTCCAGAAGGGACAGGTCGAAGGTGTAGGGGAGCAGCAGGTCGTCCAGTTCCGCCGCGATGGCGAGGAGTTCCTCCCGAGAGATGGCGCCCACCAGGGCGAGGTCGATGTCCGACCCGGGGCGGTGCCGGCCGGTGGCCCGGGAGCCGTAGACCATGGCCGCCGTGACGCAGGGGTGGCGGGCGAGGACCTCCCGGGCGCGGCGGTAGTCCGCCTCCGGGATGCCGAAGGGCCGCGGGTCAGTCGCTGGCGCTTTGGCGGTGCGCGAAGGTGCTGGCAAGCTCATCGAGATGACGGGCGTAGCGGTCGCGGATGGCGCTGACGATGGCGTTGGCGGTGTCCTCATTATAGGTGTGGGCGGAGCGTTTGCGGTCCTGGAGCATGGCCATCCAGGGGTGACCGTCGCTCACCAGGCCCACCTTGAAGGCCTCGCGCAGGGTATCCCGGGGGCCCGCCAGCCCGGTCGTGCCCTGCCATTCCAGGTAGTCCTTGAGTAATTTCCAGGCGAGTTCGTAGGTGAACTCGAAGGACTGGATGGTCCCTTGTTTCTCCAGGTCCGTCAGGGGACGCTCCGCCATCAGGGCGACTGCTTCGTTCAGGCGTGTCAGCGCCCGGCTGTAGCTGGTGTAGCGTTGGGCCCAGCGGGGTGTCTCGGACATGGGGAAACTCGGTCGGGGCTGGGCCTCGATGGGTGGGGTCGGTCCGTTGCGATGGTTCGCCATGGCGACCCCGCGCGCTG
The Gammaproteobacteria bacterium DNA segment above includes these coding regions:
- a CDS encoding addiction module protein, coding for MSIPERLRTMEAIWDSLLHEDAEIASPDWHGDVLTERKKKIEEGTATFLSIREFKSRGD
- a CDS encoding nucleotidyltransferase domain-containing protein, which codes for MPAPSRTAKAPATDPRPFGIPEADYRRAREVLARHPCVTAAMVYGSRATGRHRPGSDIDLALVGAISREELLAIAAELDDLLLPYTFDLSLLDHIRDPRLRAHIETDGRVFYPGAAPPGGAAD
- a CDS encoding nucleotidyltransferase substrate binding protein, with product MSETPRWAQRYTSYSRALTRLNEAVALMAERPLTDLEKQGTIQSFEFTYELAWKLLKDYLEWQGTTGLAGPRDTLREAFKVGLVSDGHPWMAMLQDRKRSAHTYNEDTANAIVSAIRDRYARHLDELASTFAHRQSASD